In a genomic window of Curtobacterium sp. MCBD17_035:
- a CDS encoding AAA family ATPase — MYLKSLTLRGFKSFAQPTTFALEPGVTCIVGPNGSGKSNVVDALAWVMGEQGAKTLRGGKMEDVIFAGTSTRGPLGRAQVTLTIDNSDGVLPIEYAEVTISRTLFRNGGSEYAINGENCRLLDVQELLSDTGLGREMHVIVGQGQLDKVLHATPEDRRGFIEEAAGILKHRRRKEKTLRKLDAMQANLTRLSDLAGEIRRQLKPLGRQAEVARKAQSVAAVARDARARILADDVVRLRRELAEHLAVEAGRKSERIVLQERLDQARIRQQHVEQTMVGDDVDRARTVLHGLESVQERLRGLSTLANQRLVLLAQQADVPAQGPTVTPSMVADARDEAERLEANAEDLQGALASAAERVARARASLDALDEEIAAQSALVSQHDLDAQRLGNRVDVARQRLASATADRARRERALAEAEERAGRAEQELAGIARDPGLDADEDDLAQLLMDARAALEGAQSRRDEARERLHRLERERDALAARVTALGLSLDVRDGSQALIDAGRAGVLGRLADHIRVAAGYEAAVAAALGGLADAVLAATRSAALDAVTAARTNDIGRIDVVVADAPGTGSHLPPALPSGVRPALEVVDGPPAIVALLADTVVVEPGADLAAADLEALLAAVPQATVVTAAGDVVRAVLVTGGGERATSRLELVAERDTAASRHVEVVAAADAAGTDLRAARDAVDAARAAADEADRTLRAHVAAKAAFDRASATARTRAENARGEADRLRAALAETAGAVEQAEQALAAADQEHAAFLAAPRPILDASARDDLLDDLEAARSDEIDQRIQVETIRERARAERARGAALERQLAAERAAAEEQARLAVIRRRQIEAAEGVIADLPAVLDAVDRSVAEARVRLTAAEADRARRNTELQTLRAEEQSLRDRLQSVTDGLHGLEMEIYEKKLHVSSLLERAGSELGLVEQVLVAEYGPDVPVPVDVLVDPRVRARQHREAMRAVGVDRDADADADADADADPATLDAEVSTLPGGAALPDPDAAPRSEADAEVPTVPYVRAEQERRLRDAERDLGQLGKVNPLALEEFQALEQRHRFLTEQLDDLTSTRGDLLTIIEELDGKMQEIFRSAFEDTKRAFDEVFPILFPGGTGTIELTDPDDMLATGIDVAVRPAGKKIDRLTLLSGGERSLAAIALLVAIFTARPSPFYIMDEVEAALDDANLGRLLTVFGRLRTSSQLIVITHQKRTMEIADALYGVSMRQDGVSAVVGQRVQDAERERAAS, encoded by the coding sequence CCAAGACGCTCCGCGGCGGCAAGATGGAGGACGTCATCTTCGCCGGCACCTCGACGCGGGGACCGCTCGGCCGCGCGCAGGTCACCCTGACGATCGACAACAGCGACGGCGTGCTCCCGATCGAGTACGCGGAGGTCACGATCTCGCGGACCCTGTTCCGGAACGGCGGGAGCGAGTACGCCATCAACGGCGAGAACTGTCGCCTGCTCGACGTCCAAGAACTCCTGTCGGACACGGGGCTCGGCCGCGAGATGCACGTCATCGTCGGGCAGGGACAGCTCGACAAGGTGCTCCACGCGACGCCGGAGGATCGACGCGGCTTCATCGAGGAGGCCGCCGGCATCCTCAAGCACCGTCGGCGCAAGGAGAAGACGCTCCGCAAGCTCGACGCGATGCAGGCGAACCTCACCCGGTTGTCCGACCTCGCCGGTGAGATCCGGCGTCAGCTGAAGCCGCTGGGACGGCAGGCCGAGGTCGCGCGCAAGGCGCAGTCCGTGGCGGCGGTCGCCCGGGACGCGCGGGCCAGGATCCTCGCGGACGACGTCGTCCGGCTGCGGCGGGAGCTCGCCGAGCACCTCGCGGTCGAGGCCGGCCGGAAGAGCGAGCGCATCGTGCTCCAGGAGCGGCTCGACCAGGCGCGCATCCGACAGCAGCACGTCGAGCAGACGATGGTGGGTGACGACGTCGACCGGGCGCGGACGGTGCTCCACGGCCTCGAGAGCGTGCAGGAGCGACTGCGGGGGCTGTCGACCCTCGCGAACCAGCGCCTCGTGCTGCTCGCCCAACAGGCGGACGTGCCCGCCCAGGGCCCCACCGTCACCCCGTCGATGGTCGCGGACGCGCGGGACGAGGCCGAGCGTCTCGAGGCGAACGCCGAGGACCTCCAGGGCGCGCTGGCGTCGGCGGCCGAGCGCGTGGCCCGGGCGCGTGCGTCGCTCGACGCCCTCGACGAGGAGATCGCGGCGCAGAGCGCACTCGTGTCGCAGCACGACCTGGACGCCCAGCGCCTCGGCAACCGCGTCGACGTGGCACGGCAGCGGCTAGCCTCCGCCACGGCCGACCGTGCCCGTCGGGAGCGGGCGCTCGCCGAGGCCGAGGAGCGTGCCGGACGCGCCGAACAGGAGCTCGCCGGGATCGCCCGCGACCCGGGACTGGACGCGGACGAGGACGACCTGGCGCAGCTGCTCATGGACGCCCGGGCGGCGCTCGAGGGCGCCCAGTCGCGACGGGACGAGGCGCGGGAGCGGCTGCACCGGCTCGAGCGCGAGCGTGACGCCCTCGCCGCACGCGTGACCGCGCTCGGGCTGTCGCTCGACGTCCGCGACGGCTCACAGGCGCTCATCGACGCCGGGCGCGCCGGGGTGCTCGGCCGACTCGCCGACCACATCCGGGTCGCCGCCGGGTACGAGGCCGCGGTCGCGGCCGCCCTCGGCGGACTCGCCGACGCGGTGCTCGCCGCCACCCGGTCCGCCGCGCTCGACGCCGTGACCGCCGCACGGACGAACGACATCGGTCGCATCGACGTCGTCGTCGCCGACGCGCCGGGCACGGGATCGCACCTGCCCCCGGCCCTCCCGTCCGGCGTCCGTCCGGCACTCGAGGTGGTCGACGGGCCTCCCGCGATCGTGGCGCTGCTCGCGGACACCGTCGTCGTCGAGCCGGGCGCGGACCTGGCCGCGGCCGACCTGGAGGCCCTGCTCGCCGCCGTCCCGCAGGCGACGGTCGTGACCGCCGCGGGTGACGTCGTCCGCGCGGTCCTCGTCACGGGCGGCGGGGAACGCGCGACCTCGCGGCTCGAACTCGTGGCCGAGCGGGACACGGCGGCGAGCCGGCACGTCGAGGTCGTCGCGGCCGCCGACGCGGCGGGCACCGACCTCCGAGCTGCGCGTGACGCCGTGGACGCGGCACGCGCCGCGGCGGACGAGGCCGACCGCACCCTCCGCGCGCACGTGGCCGCGAAGGCGGCGTTCGACCGGGCATCGGCGACCGCGCGCACCCGCGCGGAGAACGCGCGAGGCGAGGCCGACCGGCTCCGCGCCGCGCTCGCCGAGACCGCGGGCGCCGTCGAACAGGCGGAGCAGGCGCTCGCCGCCGCAGACCAGGAGCACGCCGCCTTCCTCGCCGCACCACGGCCGATCCTCGACGCGTCCGCGCGTGACGACCTCCTCGACGACCTCGAGGCCGCGCGGAGCGACGAGATCGACCAGCGCATCCAGGTCGAGACCATCCGCGAGCGGGCGCGCGCCGAACGGGCGCGGGGCGCGGCGTTGGAGCGGCAGCTGGCCGCGGAGCGCGCGGCCGCCGAGGAACAAGCGCGCCTCGCGGTGATCCGTCGCCGGCAGATCGAGGCCGCCGAGGGGGTCATCGCCGACCTCCCCGCGGTCCTGGACGCCGTCGATCGGTCCGTGGCTGAGGCCCGCGTCCGGCTGACCGCCGCCGAGGCCGACCGTGCGCGGCGGAACACGGAGCTCCAGACCCTGCGGGCCGAGGAGCAGTCCCTCCGCGACCGGCTGCAGTCGGTCACCGACGGCCTCCACGGGCTCGAGATGGAGATCTACGAGAAGAAGCTGCACGTGTCATCGCTGCTCGAACGCGCCGGCAGCGAACTCGGCCTGGTCGAGCAGGTGCTCGTCGCCGAGTACGGCCCCGACGTCCCGGTCCCCGTGGACGTGCTCGTCGACCCCCGCGTGCGTGCGCGCCAGCACCGCGAGGCGATGCGCGCGGTGGGAGTCGACCGTGACGCGGATGCCGACGCCGACGCCGACGCCGACGCCGACCCCGCGACGCTCGATGCCGAGGTCTCCACACTGCCCGGCGGCGCCGCGCTCCCGGACCCGGACGCCGCGCCCCGCTCCGAGGCCGATGCGGAGGTCCCGACCGTGCCGTACGTGCGCGCGGAGCAGGAACGCCGGCTCCGCGACGCCGAACGGGACCTCGGCCAGCTCGGCAAGGTGAACCCGCTCGCGCTCGAGGAGTTCCAGGCGCTCGAGCAGCGGCACCGGTTCCTCACCGAGCAGCTCGACGACCTGACGAGCACGCGGGGGGACCTCCTCACGATCATCGAGGAGCTCGACGGCAAGATGCAGGAGATCTTCCGCTCGGCGTTCGAGGACACCAAGCGGGCCTTCGACGAGGTGTTCCCGATCCTGTTCCCCGGCGGGACGGGCACGATCGAGCTCACCGATCCGGACGACATGCTCGCCACCGGCATCGACGTCGCCGTGCGCCCCGCGGGCAAGAAGATCGACCGGCTCACCCTGCTGTCCGGCGGCGAGCGCTCACTCGCGGCGATCGCGCTGCTCGTGGCGATCTTCACGGCCCGGCCCAGCCCGTTCTACATCATGGACGAGGTCGAGGCCGCGCTCGACGACGCCAACCTCGGGCGACTCCTCACCGTGTTCGGACGCCTCCGGACCTCGTCGCAGCTCATCGTGATCACGCACCAGAAGCGGACGATGGAGATCGCCGATGCGCTGTACGGCGTCTCGATGCGGCAGGACGGCGTCAGCGCGGTCGTCGGGCAGCGCGTGCAGGACGCGGAGCGCGAGCGCGCCGCGAGCTGA
- a CDS encoding xanthine dehydrogenase family protein molybdopterin-binding subunit, whose amino-acid sequence MESVDEQRRGPVLGAPLPRVEGADKVRGRARYAAETGGEDVACYAWVVQAAIARGRVVAIDREAVLAMPGVVTVIAADDAPRLTAVPTTELFVLQSDRVHYRGEPVALVVAETFETARAAAAALRVTYDAEPADTVFPDEPSFGPDDAPGVFVAPESINGDLEPDTDQGDLDRALADADVVLDATYTTPPQVNNPLEPHAATAWWVGPSREQDEDGRPRAAAGARLELIEATQGPSLAAGVVADLFGIDDSAVRLRTEHVGGGFGSKGSPKPDLPLATMAALVTGRRVKLVFTRQMVFSIGGYRTPTASRIRLGARPDGTLTAIGHDVRTQTSTIGTFVEQVADCTRHVYAAPNRRTSHRYVALDVPTPRFMRAPGEAPGSFALESGMDELAAALGIDPVELRLRNEPDVDPIDGAAFSTRNLVGCLRRGAELFGWEARGREPRMRRDGRWLVGAGVAAAYYPARVVPSGATVTAEADGTFTVGVAASDIGTGSRTVLLQVAADALEVGVDRIRMHIADSTLPQAALGAGSFGTTSWGWAVDKTCRSLRERLERGAVVPSSGLSVTERTDDDVQHLAERSRHAYGAQFVEVRVDTDSGEVRVDRMVGVFAAGRIYNARTARAQLVGGMTWGIGMALHEDAEIDPVAGDIGNHDLATYHVATNADVESIHAEWLDEPGEDLTPLGGKGIGEIGIVGAAAALANAVWDATGVRVRRLPIRPDALVDRMPARA is encoded by the coding sequence ATGGAGTCGGTGGACGAGCAGCGACGTGGACCGGTGCTCGGCGCGCCCCTCCCGAGGGTCGAGGGCGCCGACAAGGTCCGCGGACGGGCTCGGTACGCCGCCGAGACCGGCGGCGAGGACGTCGCCTGCTACGCGTGGGTCGTGCAGGCCGCGATCGCACGCGGCCGGGTCGTGGCGATCGACCGGGAGGCGGTGCTCGCCATGCCGGGGGTCGTCACCGTGATCGCGGCCGACGACGCACCACGGCTCACCGCCGTCCCGACGACCGAGCTCTTCGTGCTGCAGAGTGACCGCGTCCACTACCGGGGCGAACCGGTCGCGCTCGTCGTCGCGGAGACCTTCGAGACCGCGCGGGCGGCCGCGGCCGCGCTCCGGGTGACCTACGACGCCGAGCCGGCGGACACGGTGTTCCCCGACGAACCGTCCTTCGGTCCGGACGACGCCCCCGGGGTGTTCGTCGCCCCGGAGTCGATCAACGGCGACCTCGAGCCGGACACCGACCAGGGCGACCTCGACCGCGCGCTCGCCGACGCGGACGTCGTCCTCGACGCGACCTACACCACGCCACCCCAGGTCAACAACCCGCTCGAGCCGCACGCCGCGACCGCGTGGTGGGTCGGCCCGTCGCGCGAGCAGGACGAGGACGGTCGACCACGCGCCGCTGCCGGTGCCCGGCTCGAGCTCATCGAGGCGACGCAGGGGCCGTCCCTGGCCGCGGGTGTGGTCGCCGACCTGTTCGGCATCGACGACAGCGCGGTCCGGCTCCGCACCGAGCACGTCGGCGGCGGGTTCGGCTCGAAGGGCTCGCCGAAGCCCGATCTGCCCCTGGCCACCATGGCCGCACTCGTCACCGGCCGTCGTGTGAAGCTCGTGTTCACGCGGCAGATGGTGTTCTCGATCGGTGGCTACCGCACGCCGACCGCGAGCCGCATCCGCCTCGGAGCGCGTCCGGACGGCACGCTCACCGCGATCGGTCACGACGTCCGCACCCAGACCTCCACGATCGGCACGTTCGTCGAACAGGTGGCGGACTGCACCCGCCACGTGTACGCCGCACCGAACCGCCGCACCTCGCATCGGTACGTCGCACTCGACGTGCCGACACCCCGCTTCATGCGCGCTCCCGGAGAGGCACCCGGGAGCTTCGCGCTCGAATCGGGGATGGACGAGCTCGCCGCCGCACTCGGCATCGATCCCGTCGAGCTCCGCCTCCGGAACGAGCCGGACGTCGACCCGATCGACGGGGCGGCGTTCAGCACCAGGAACCTCGTCGGGTGCCTCCGCCGGGGGGCGGAGCTGTTCGGGTGGGAGGCCCGTGGCCGCGAGCCGCGCATGCGTCGCGACGGACGGTGGCTGGTGGGCGCGGGTGTCGCCGCCGCCTACTACCCCGCTCGCGTCGTCCCGAGCGGAGCGACCGTCACCGCCGAGGCGGACGGGACGTTCACCGTCGGCGTCGCCGCCTCGGACATCGGGACCGGGTCCCGCACCGTGCTCCTGCAGGTCGCGGCCGATGCCCTCGAGGTCGGGGTGGACCGCATCCGCATGCACATCGCCGACTCGACGCTCCCGCAGGCCGCGCTCGGTGCGGGGTCGTTCGGGACGACCTCGTGGGGATGGGCGGTCGACAAGACCTGCCGCTCGTTGCGAGAGCGACTCGAGCGCGGAGCGGTCGTGCCGTCCTCCGGTCTCTCCGTGACGGAGCGGACCGACGACGACGTGCAGCACCTCGCGGAGCGGTCGCGGCACGCGTACGGCGCGCAGTTCGTCGAGGTCCGCGTGGACACGGACTCCGGCGAGGTACGGGTCGACCGCATGGTGGGCGTGTTCGCCGCGGGCCGCATCTACAACGCCCGCACGGCCCGAGCGCAGCTCGTCGGTGGGATGACGTGGGGCATCGGCATGGCGCTGCACGAGGACGCCGAGATCGACCCCGTGGCGGGCGACATCGGCAACCACGACCTCGCCACGTACCACGTCGCGACGAACGCGGACGTGGAGTCGATCCACGCCGAGTGGCTCGACGAACCCGGCGAGGACCTCACGCCGCTCGGCGGCAAGGGGATCGGGGAGATCGGGATCGTCGGTGCTGCCGCGGCGCTGGCGAACGCCGTCTGGGACGCGACCGGCGTGCGGGTCCGTCGCCTGCCGATCCGACCGGACGCCCTCGTCGATCGGATGCCGGCCCGAGCCTGA
- the ftsY gene encoding signal recognition particle-docking protein FtsY, producing the protein MASSWSLSSRLRGLFQRRTIDETTWEDLEAALIGADFGPDITEEVVDDLRAQVDRYQTTDPADLNRMLREVLEERLSKLDTTLKLSNRPAVVLVVGVNGVGKTTTIGKFAKFLRTYDRSVLVGAADTFRAAAVEQVATWAQRAGVEVVRPQQPGQDPASVAYQTVDRAMREGIEIVVIDTAGRLHTKAGLMDELSKIKRVVEKQTEIAEVLLVLDATTGQNGLAQAQAFIEGAGVTGLVITKLDGSAKAGFVLSVQEKTGIPIKLIGQGEGINDLTGFTPHVFVQNLVG; encoded by the coding sequence ATGGCGAGTTCCTGGTCCCTCTCGAGTCGGCTCCGCGGGTTGTTCCAACGGCGCACGATCGACGAGACGACCTGGGAGGACCTCGAGGCGGCGCTCATCGGTGCCGACTTCGGGCCGGACATCACCGAAGAGGTCGTCGACGACCTCCGTGCGCAGGTCGACCGGTACCAGACGACCGATCCGGCGGACCTGAACCGGATGCTGCGCGAGGTGCTCGAGGAGCGCCTGTCGAAGCTCGACACCACGCTGAAGCTGTCGAACCGCCCGGCCGTCGTGCTCGTCGTCGGTGTGAACGGCGTCGGCAAGACGACGACGATCGGCAAGTTCGCCAAGTTCCTCCGTACCTACGACCGCAGCGTGCTCGTGGGCGCCGCGGACACGTTCCGTGCCGCGGCGGTGGAGCAGGTCGCGACGTGGGCCCAGCGCGCCGGGGTCGAGGTCGTGCGACCGCAGCAGCCCGGACAGGACCCCGCGTCGGTGGCCTACCAGACCGTCGACCGGGCGATGCGCGAGGGGATCGAGATCGTCGTCATCGACACCGCCGGCCGCCTGCACACCAAGGCGGGCCTCATGGACGAGCTCTCGAAGATCAAGCGCGTCGTCGAGAAGCAGACGGAGATCGCCGAGGTGCTGCTCGTCCTCGACGCCACCACCGGGCAGAACGGCCTCGCGCAGGCGCAGGCGTTCATCGAGGGCGCGGGCGTCACCGGTCTCGTCATCACGAAGCTCGACGGCTCGGCGAAGGCCGGGTTCGTGCTCAGCGTGCAGGAGAAGACGGGGATCCCCATCAAGCTCATCGGCCAGGGCGAGGGCATCAACGACCTCACCGGGTTCACGCCCCACGTCTTCGTGCAGAACCTCGTCGGCTGA
- a CDS encoding TerC family protein: MDVHIAVWLGTIALVLALLVFDFFSHVRKAHEPTIRESTTWSLVYIGIAVLFGLGVWAFGGHQAGGEFFAGWITEESLSIDNLFVFLIIMTAFKVPRAYQQKVLLVGIAIALIARGVFIALGVVIIDNFSWVFYLFGALLFWLAWSQARGGHEDESAGESRLIRVLRRILPTSEDYDGDRVTTKVDGRRLLTPMALVMVALGLTDVLFALDSIPAIFGLTQDAYIVFVANAFSLLGLRQLYFLISGLLERLIYLGQGLAVILGFIGVKLVFHAMHVNELPFVNGGHHIEWAPEIPIWFSLSFIVLVVAVATIVSLVVSARRVRRGEPLDGHHDQRVEA; the protein is encoded by the coding sequence GTGGACGTCCACATCGCCGTCTGGCTCGGCACCATCGCGCTGGTGCTCGCGCTCCTCGTCTTCGACTTCTTCTCGCACGTGCGCAAGGCGCACGAGCCCACCATCCGCGAGTCGACGACCTGGTCGCTCGTGTACATCGGGATCGCGGTCCTCTTCGGCCTCGGCGTCTGGGCGTTCGGCGGCCACCAGGCGGGCGGCGAGTTCTTCGCCGGGTGGATCACCGAGGAGTCGTTGAGCATCGACAACCTCTTCGTGTTCCTCATCATCATGACCGCGTTCAAGGTCCCGCGCGCCTACCAGCAGAAGGTCCTCCTCGTCGGCATCGCGATCGCGCTCATCGCACGCGGGGTGTTCATCGCCCTCGGCGTCGTCATCATCGACAACTTCTCGTGGGTCTTCTACCTGTTCGGCGCGCTGCTGTTCTGGCTCGCCTGGAGCCAGGCGCGCGGCGGGCACGAGGACGAGAGCGCCGGCGAGTCGCGGCTGATCCGCGTGCTGCGCCGCATCCTGCCGACCTCGGAGGACTACGACGGCGACCGCGTCACCACGAAGGTCGACGGCCGTCGCCTCCTCACGCCGATGGCGCTCGTCATGGTGGCGCTCGGCCTCACGGACGTGCTCTTCGCCCTCGACTCGATCCCCGCGATCTTCGGGCTGACGCAGGACGCCTACATCGTCTTCGTCGCCAACGCGTTCTCGTTGCTCGGTCTGCGACAGCTGTACTTCCTCATCTCCGGGCTCCTCGAGCGCCTCATCTACCTCGGGCAGGGACTCGCCGTCATCCTCGGGTTCATCGGCGTGAAGCTCGTGTTCCACGCCATGCACGTCAACGAGCTCCCGTTCGTCAACGGCGGTCACCACATCGAGTGGGCTCCGGAGATCCCGATCTGGTTCTCGCTGTCGTTCATCGTGCTCGTCGTCGCGGTGGCGACGATCGTCAGCCTCGTCGTGTCCGCGCGGCGGGTCCGCCGCGGCGAACCGCTCGACGGCCACCACGACCAGCGCGTCGAGGCCTGA